Proteins from a single region of Kluyveromyces lactis strain NRRL Y-1140 chromosome C complete sequence:
- a CDS encoding uncharacterized protein (similar to uniprot|P25380 Saccharomyces cerevisiae YCL048W SPS22 Protein of unknown function redundant with Sps2p for the organization of the beta-glucan layer of the spore wall) — MLKISAALFLTIAVAFVNGINIEVSEYDREIQVKNQNELKSTSNNALCKKDQHIIENQNDLYQLSNECPTIDGSISFQNYVEPHINLGNIKTINGNFILEENNEVVSIQGDALEKIGGTFKLYDLTSLNAVNFPHLHDLNVVHWRVVPILGSVAMDNNIDSIKSLVISDSSLTSLRGFDKIAKLDTFNINNNRYLESIATNVKYISKQLSVSANADELNLDMSELIWANNVTIRDTKEINLEHLQYVNQSLEFIENKVNKLELSELKSVGGTLGIIENKHLSKADFNNVSQISGGLMIAGNDALEKIGFFKSLKLIGGAIQFKGNIKDTDFPNLRLVKGSAIIQSTSDELDCSKWVTPNSGSSIIRGGKIECEPKGKKSSANVRQDGTVLDRTTTTESAEAKETNGSTIMGANFLLLALAVLGTVRILG; from the coding sequence ATGCTGAAAATCAGTGCAGCCTTATTTTTGACAATTGCAGTAGCATTCGTAAACGGCATCAACATTGAAGTATCTGAATATGACAGAGAAATTCAAgtaaagaatcaaaatgaaTTAAAAAGCACGTCAAACAATGCCCTTTGTAAGAAAGACCAACACATCATCgaaaatcaaaatgatTTGTATCAACTTTCGAACGAGTGTCCCACAATTGATGgatccatttctttccaaaattaTGTTGAACCACATATCAATTTGGGTAATATTAAAACAATTAATGGTAACTTCATTCTCGAAGAAAACAACGAGGTGGTTTCTATTCAAGGCGACGCTTTAGAAAAAATTGGCGGTACTTTCAAACTTTATGATTTAACTTCATTGAATGCTGTTAATTTCCCACATTTGCATGACTTGAACGTGGTTCACTGGAGAGTTGTACCAATTCTAGGCTCTGTCGCGATGGACAATAACATTGACtcaatcaaatctttgGTCATTTCAGACTCTTCGTTGACATCTTTAAGGGGATTTGACAAAATAGCAAAGCTTGACACCTTCAACATTAATAACAACAgatatttggaatcaaTTGCAACAAACGTAAAGTACATTTCAAAACAGCTCAGTGTCTCTGCAAACGCCGATGAATTGAACCTTGACATGTCAGAATTGATTTGGGCAAATAATGTGACGATTAGAGAcacaaaagaaatcaatttgGAGCATCTTCAGTATGTCAATCAATCACTGGAATTCATTGAGAATAAGGTGAATAAGTTGGAACTATCCGAACTAAAATCGGTTGGTGGTACGCTCggaattattgaaaataaacaCCTATCAAAAGCTGACTTCAACAACGTCTCTCAAATTTCAGGAGGTCTCATGATTGCTGGTAATGATGCCTTAGAAAAGattggtttcttcaaaagcttGAAATTGATTGGAGGTGCCATCCAGTTCAAGGGTAACATCAAAGACACGGATTTCCCTAACCTCAGACTTGTAAAGGGCTCCGCAATAATCCAAAGTACATCCGATGAGTTAGACTGTTCGAAATGGGTTACGCCAAATTCGGGATCATCAATTATTCGTGGTGGTAAGATTGAATGTGAGCCTAAGGGGAAGAAAAGTAGCGCTAACGTCAGACAGGATGGAACTGTCTTGGACAGGACCACCACCACTGAATCAGCAGAAGCAAAGGAGACGAACGGATCCACAATAATGGGAGCTAACTTCTTGTTATTAGCATTGGCCGTTCTTGGTACCGTTCGTATTTTAGGTTAA
- the PDI1 gene encoding protein disulfide isomerase PDI1 (similar to uniprot|P17967 Saccharomyces cerevisiae YCL043C PDI and similar to uniprot|P32474 Saccharomyces cerevisiae YDR518W EUG1 Protein disulfide isomerases): protein MLFKNTVRFGLAALMAASCSAQGDAVAPEDSAVVKLDADTFHEFIKEHPLVLAEFFAPWCGHCKTLAPEYVKAADELESKDIPLAQIDCQENQQFCQEQGIPGYPSLKLFKNGNPEAAGEYQGGRDAKAIVNYMLKQSEPAVQVVEDEKAFNEIIAKNLDNTYVVDGSVPEFNETFYQVADSLRDDYSFIQHGSDGKLSIYLPGESEPIVYEGEDFDAETISTWIAVEAFPYFGDVNGETYQAYMAVKVPLAYFFYTSPEEREEYESHFVDLAKKFRGKVNFAGLDASKFGRHAENLNQKQQFPLFAIHDTIKDLKYGLPQLADEEFAALEKPITLATEEITKFVEDFLEGKAEPIVKSEEIPEIQENSVFKIVGKNHEEIVRDPKKDVLVEYYAPWCGHCKKLAPTYESMAEFAHENDELKDKVLIAKIDATANDVQSVEIPGFPVLYLWPAGEETEPILFEGPRTAEAFLAFIKENGSHGVDGLALYEEYLVEVEKKKQEEEEAQKAKEVEEVAEEDSELEQDEL from the coding sequence ATGTTGTTCAAGAATACCGTTAGATTTGGTTTGGCTGCTTTGATGGCAGCTAGTTGTTCTGCTCAAGGAGATGCTGTTGCTCCAGAGGATTCTGCTGTTGTTAAGTTAGATGCTGATACATTCCATGAATTTATCAAGGAGCATCCATTAGTTTTGGCCGAATTCTTTGCTCCATGGTGTGGTCACTGTAAGACTTTGGCACCAGAATATGTGAAAGCAGCagatgaattggaatctAAAGATATTCCATTGGCTCAAATTGATTGTcaagaaaatcaacaattctGTCAAGAGCAAGGAATCCCAGGTTAcccatctttgaaattattcaagAACGGTAACCCAGAGGCTGCTGGTGAATACCAAGGTGGTAGAGACGCTAAGGCTATTGTCAACTACATGTTGAAGCAATCTGAACCTGCTGTGCAAGTTgtagaagatgaaaaggctttcaatgaaattatTGCCAAGAACTTGGATAACACCTATGTTGTCGACGGTAGCGTTCCAGAATTCAATGAAACTTTCTACCAAGTCGCTGATTCTTTAAGAGATGACTACAGTTTCATTCAACACGGTAGTGATGGAAAGTTGTCCATTTACTTGCCAGGTGAATCTGAGCCAATTGTGTACGAAGGTGAAGACTTTGACGCCGAAACTATTTCCACTTGGATTGCTGTTGAAGCATTCCCATACTTTGGTGATGTTAACGGTGAAACTTACCAAGCTTATATGGCTGTCAAGGTGCCTTTGGCATACTTCTTCTACACTTCCCCAGAAGAACGTGAAGAATACGAATCTCACTTTGTTGACTTGGCTAAGAAATTCAGAGGTAAGGTCAACTTTGCTGGTTTGGATGCTTCCAAATTCGGTAGACACGCCGAGAACTTGAACCAAAAGCAGCAATTCCCATTGTTTGCCATCCATGACACCATTAAGGACTTGAAGTACGGTTTGCCACAATTGGCTGATGAAGAATTCGCGGCTTTGGAAAAACCAATCACTTTAGCCACTGAAGAAATCACCaagtttgttgaagatttcttggaagGTAAGGCGGAACCTATTGTTAaaagtgaagaaattcCAGAAATCCAAGAAAACTCTGTCTTTAAGATTGTTGGTAAAAACCATGAAGAAATTGTCCGTGATCCAAAGAAGGATGTTTTAGTTGAGTACTACGCTCCATGGTGTGGTCATTGTAAGAAGTTGGCACCAACTTATGAAAGCATGGCTGAATTTGCTCATGAAAATGAcgaattgaaagataaGGTCTTGATTGCCAAGATCGATGCTACTGCCAATGACGTTCAATCTGTCGAAATCCCAGGTTTCCCAGTCTTATACTTGTGGCCAGCCGGTGAAGAAACTGAACCAATTCTTTTCGAGGGACCAAGAACTGCCGAAGCTTTCCTAGCCTTCATCAAGGAAAACGGTTCTCACGGTGTTGATGGCCTTGCCCTTTACGAAGAATACTTAGTTGAagtggagaagaagaaacaagaagaagaagaagcacAAAAGGCGAAggaagttgaagaagtggctgaagaagattctgAACTAGAGCAAGATGAATTGTAA
- the MGR1 gene encoding Mgr1p (similar to uniprot|P25573 Saccharomyces cerevisiae YCL044C), which produces MAIYTSGTQSDNSEPVGNDPKFYTRPSLGLKLWGPLVPSSDNTTGLWSLVAIQTGLGLFLMQRFRKLGKKWVKRDIADFPSLNRFSTTHGDMYMTRHIPVQFGGTHSFNIRVGTRTGFWYSERFRTIRRVTYLLAGTLILSQSMLEVSRLTLLKYDPWVEEAKSVREKQFFNDIVKYYHEGVDSTKFKAKDELSGQSISLNLPEVKQSIAVARAQAQAENLVTKWFGPLDYKPQSFSEFLDKLEYYLNMTDFLNNLRRQKKNDKINSQLVKLEEENKRNRQRIHTLMAHAPARAIRTNQEVQDIYAIRKVLLHHDTESPNDIPLTEIWAIYNPWTNLALDTALSIKFFPSVIFNEDYYEHQKRLKDSEHVTSIENSEDERKP; this is translated from the coding sequence ATGGCTATATATACATCCGGAACTCAGTCAGATAATTCTGAGCCTGTTGGCAATGACCCCAAGTTTTATACAAGACCAAGTCTGGGATTGAAACTATGGGGACCATTAGTGCCTAGTTCGGATAACACAACAGGATTGTGGTCATTAGTTGCAATTCAAACAGGACTTGGGTTATTTCTAATGCAAAGGTTTAGAAAATTGGGAAAGAAATGGGTGAAACGAGATATTGCCGATTTTCCTAGTTTGAATAGATTCAGTACCACACACGGTGATATGTACATGACTAGACATATTCCTGTTCAATTCGGGGGAAcacattctttcaatattcGAGTTGGTACACGTACCGGTTTTTGGTATTCAGAGAGATTTAGAACTATTAGACGTGTTACTTATTTATTAGCGGGGACTCTAATACTCTCGCAGTCTATGTTAGAGGTTTCAAGATTGACCCTTCTCAAATACGATCCCTGGGtagaagaagcaaaatcAGTTCGTGAAAAGcagtttttcaatgacatCGTCAAATACTATCACGAGGGAGTTGATTCAACGAAATTCAAGGCCAAGGATGAATTATCAGGACAGTCAATTTCCCTTAACTTACCAGAGGTGAAGCAAAGTATCGCCGTAGCGAGAGCACAAGCGCAGGCCGAGAATTTGGTAACTAAATGGTTCGGACCGTTGGATTATAAACCACAGTCATTCTCTGAATTCTTAGACAAACTAGAATACTACCTGAATATGACTGATTTTCTCAACAATCTCAGACGtcaaaagaagaacgaTAAGATAAATTCTCAATTGGTAaaattagaagaagaaaacaagcGCAATAGACAGAGAATACATACATTGATGGCTCATGCTCCGGCACGGGCTATCAGAACAAATCAAGAAGTGCAGGACATATATGCAATTAGAAAAGTTCTCTTGCATCATGATACAGAATCACCAAATGATATCCCACTAACTGAAATATGGGCTATTTACAATCCTTGGACAAATTTAGCATTAGACACCGCATTAAGCATTAAGTTCTTTCCTTCGGTCATTTTTAATGAAGACTATTATGAACACCAGAAAAGACTCAAAGATTCAGAGCATGTTACTTCCATAGAGAATAGCGAAGATGAGAGAAAGCCATAA
- the FPR2 gene encoding peptidylprolyl isomerase family protein FPR2 (similar to uniprot|P32472 Saccharomyces cerevisiae YDR519W FPR2 Membrane-bound peptidyl-prolyl cis-trans isomerase (PPIase) binds to the drugs FK506 and rapamycin expression pattern suggests possible involvement in ER protein trafficking) has protein sequence MKFTTGLSVLLFFVLQVFAEKLTELVVGVTKEPVDCKIKASKGDVVSVHYTGKLRDSGEIFDSSYNRGVPIQFKLGYSQVISGWDQGILGMCIGEGRTLHIPSELGYGSRGAGSVIPPDADLIFETELVDIQREAVDDEL, from the coding sequence ATGAAGTTCACTACTGGCCTTTCTGTTTTATTGTTCTTTGTATTGCAAGTTTTTGCAGAAAAGTTGACCGAATTAGTTGTTGGAGTGACCAAGGAGCCTGTTGATTGTAAGATCAAGGCATCTAAGGGTGATGTTGTCTCTGTGCACTACACTGGTAAATTGAGGGACTCTGGTGAGATTTTTGACTCATCGTATAATAGGGGAGTACCAATTCAATTTAAGTTGGGTTACAGTCAAGTTATTAGTGGATGGGATCAAGGTATTTTAGGAATGTGCATCGGTGAGGGCCGTACCTTACATATTCCAAGTGAATTAGGGTACGGTTCTCGTGGTGCTGGAAGCGTAATCCCACCAGATGCAGACTTAATTTTCGAAACCGAACttgttgatattcaaagagaagCTGTTGACGATGAGTTATAG
- the EMC1 gene encoding Emc1p (similar to uniprot|P25574 Saccharomyces cerevisiae YCL045C), with the protein MLTLIFTLWVLLLKSTGAVFNDEAFHVDWQIENLGDIKCIDKSDSSFVVLGETPTGIPVISLLDAASGNIVERFVQDASVAAMKVVDGNIHLNTGQVLDSLTGFPKSTHSGQVECRKLDIQSVTLNNNTLRFNISSSEGDVVVKIPETFRKIEYFGLSSDSTVAEVLISTTNKEYYYTRYENHSLTAHWERNEGYSDIIAYTVLDETNHNLDFVRDELLHEQQLSLIDAYKFRVQSNWERLKSYLIRKRFNLGRMFADLITEDDSSALRDLNVRFGFAKQLVVASKSGIITSLDIISGKKLWSLQSNLKDILKLRLRSENELSIVTRSSIYSVNLLEQPLGLTPENKAPDGFQFDANSESPIIKLVNVKNSSFKIFNASHIGNTNISFVHFEEQKVTGYALQGDALLPTYQRNVGGNERIVGHAVRDKGHVPGLGAILGNRTVLYKYLNPNIGGYLMGNSVENSLLLEIFDTVTGQTLYTVKHEEFVDLTLPVNLVIGEHWCIYSYFSSAPIPEQKLVVVEFYESLVPDERRSLPGSLVNPLDDIVKPATISNAYYFPQIIHSLALSKTKFGITTKAILLQLDDGSITYLPKYVVNARRKPESDMTKKDKEEFMASVYEPTIPINDFSVVSHLRQILPSDKSKLISVPTNLESTSIICSIGNDIFCTRVSPSSQFDKLGASFEKSKVLFTIMGLFILCYILRPMVDQRKLKVKWLVKDLDITSI; encoded by the coding sequence ATGTTAACCCTTATATTTACGTTGTGGGTACTTCTGCTTAAATCCACAGGGGCTGTATTTAATGATGAAGCGTTTCACGTGGATTGGCAAATCGAAAACCTAGGTGATATCAAATGTATTGACAAATCAGACTCGTCATTCGTGGTCTTAGGGGAGACTCCCACTGGCATCCCTGTAATTTCACTTTTGGATGCGGCTTCAGGAAATATAGTTGAAAGGTTCGTTCAGGATGCCTCTGTTGCTGCCATGAAAGTTGTGGATGGAAATATACACTTGAATACTGGTCAAGTTTTGGATAGTTTGACAGGTTTCCCTAAGTCAACTCATTCAGGCCAAGTTGAATGTCGGAAACTAGACATTCAATCTGTTACCTTGAATAACAATACACTGCGTTTTAATATTTCCTCTTCAGAGGGGGATGTGGTAGTCAAAATTCCAGAGACCTTCAGAAAGATAGAATACTTTGGCCTGAGCAGTGATAGCACAGTAGCGGAAGTATTGATATCTACAACTAATAAAGAATATTATTACACTAGATACGAAAATCATTCCCTGACTGCCCACtgggaaagaaatgagGGCTACTCTGATATTATCGCATATACTGTCCTTGATGAAACAAATCATAATTTAGACTTTGTTAGGGATGAACTGCTCCACGAACAGCAATTGAGCCTAATTGACGCATATAAGTTCCGTGTTCAAAGTAATTGGGAAAGACTAAAGTCGTATCTTATCCGTAAAAGATTTAATCTGGGCAGAATGTTTGCCGATTTGATaactgaagatgattctTCAGCACTGCGAGATCTAAACGTACGATTTGGTTTTGCAAAGCAGCTTGTCGTCGCTTCTAAGTCAGGAATTATAACATCTCTGGACATCATCTctggaaagaaattgtGGAGTCTGCAGTCAAATTTGAAGgacattttgaaattgcGCCTGAGGAGTGAAAACGAGCTTTCGATTGTTACGCGTTCTAGTATTTATTCTGTTAATCTCTTAGAGCAACCGCTCGGATTGACACCCGAAAATAAGGCTCCCGACggttttcaatttgatgCGAACAGTGAATCACCTATTATCAAACTAGTTAATGTCAAAAACAGttctttcaagatattcaaCGCTTCCCACATTGGAAATACTAATATTAGTTTCGTCCATTTTGAAGAGCAGAAAGTAACAGGGTATGCCCTTCAGGGGGATGCCCTCTTACCGACCTATCAGAGAAACGTAGGGGGGAATGAACGTATTGTTGGTCATGCTGTCAGAGATAAAGGCCACGTTCCAGGTTTAGGTGCAATCCTAGGAAACAGAACTGTATTATACAAGTACCTCAATCCTAATATTGGAGGCTATTTGATGGGCAATTCTGTAGAGAATTCCTTGTTACTAGAAATATTTGACACGGTTACTGGCCAGACTCTTTACACTGTTAAGCATGAGGAGTTTGTGGACTTAACCTTGCCAGTAAACCTTGTGATAGGAGAACACTGGTGCATATACAGTTATTTCAGTTCAGCTCCAATACCGGAACAAAAGCTTGTAGTCGTTGAGTTTTACGAATCGCTGGTTCCTGATGAAAGGAGATCCCTTCCAGGGAGCTTAGTGAACCCGCTAGACGATATTGTGAAACCGGCAACGATTAGCAACGCATATTACTTCCCTCAGATCATACATTCACTTGCATTATCCAAAACTAAATTTGGAATTACTACGAAAGCTATACTTTTACAATTAGATGATGGGTCCATTACATATCTCCCCAAATATGTTGTCAACGCAAGAAGAAAACCAGAGTCTGATATGacaaagaaagacaaagagGAATTCATGGCTTCTGTTTATGAACCCACCATACCAATTAATGATTTTTCAGTGGTTAGTCATCTTAGACAGATTCTTCCTTCAGATAAATCGAAATTAATATCAGTTCCGACGAACTTGGAATCCACTAGTATAATATGCTCCATCGGTAATGACATCTTCTGCACAAGGGTTTCACCATCTTCTCAGTTTGACAAACTTGGAGcaagctttgaaaagagtAAGGTTCTTTTCACCATTATGGGCTTATTCATCTTATGCTACATCCTCAGACCCATGGTGGACCAGCGCAAGTTGAAAGTGAAATGGTTGGTCAAAGACCTTGATATTACATCTATTTGA
- the URC2 gene encoding Urc2p (similar to uniprot|Q04411 Saccharomyces cerevisiae YDR520C Hypothetical ORF) — protein sequence MATEEKQTTIRPRKKRKTYSCELCRKFKTRCDFEPSEGKCYRCRMLNLDCSLTNDPELNIKFPQVAANESSNNRTEQLEAHVRDMDRKMDIILSKLGEVTSLLNMNNSATRENTVDHSFNTAYISTTNGLKLQEPPLQLIQDIDTRLFPHQDNSESANLEKAKRPYVVARLAFWDYFKEHENVCLELSHQFLMKSHFWIIPGGIKSIDREFVEKHCFITSVFTIIAMGFDENDKYEKEQEELYPLVEHLLTNTLTMFEKLIDHDIEALLYCCMYRFTRKSKRYRQLSFNPLVLCNFAINSLLNIVDFHKIKERVLLEEQYNGIDLYHLRILNSLTACNLQFSIGFGTFTNQDPFIKELNNLIAKFPQSNFRDDIKLSEINLSDVVNGIFLNFKNYFWSFFNIFKQGGNRDRNDDAILVFPELDYWLKNWEELLSKDNGGILWFSYDFFYVMICRCFIMEFYQQTLAQNTQFLDSILLTMKQYCVSLLHGFLKLPPSLIKGAPIITTNQVVYACLTLCDFLHKFNAKERQQTLNLCTKIYWHLNAIGEKRNEATENVAVIIKSLIDTGKKKMFSSPDSSNSKTSPNEFARVEGLQQTSEIPQTFSIPDVNRFNSFEDFFQDFFENLQPTAQHLFSDI from the coding sequence ATGGCTACGGAGGAGAAACAGACCACGATAAGgccaagaaagaagagaaagacCTACAGTTGCGAGTTATGCCGAAAGTTCAAGACAAGATGCGACTTCGAGCCATCAGAAGGAAAATGTTACAGATGCCGGATGTTAAATCTCGACTGTTCTTTAACAAACGACCCTGAGCTCAATATAAAGTTCCCACAGGTAGCGGCTAATGAATCTTCGAATAATCGCACCGAACAACTTGAGGCTCATGTACGTGATATGGACAGAAAGATGGACATTATTTTGTCCAAATTAGGCGAAGTGACCTCACTTTTGAACATGAATAACTCCGCCACTCGTGAGAATACCGTCGatcattctttcaatacaGCATATATCTCTACCACAAATGGTCTTAAGTTACAAGAACCACCATTACAATTAATACAAGATATTGATACTAGGTTGTTCCCGCACCAAGATAATTCAGAATCTGCTAACCTAGAAAAAGCGAAGAGGCCATACGTTGTGGCAAGATTAGCATTTTGGGATTATTTCAAGGAGCATGAGAATGTCTGTTTAGAGTTATCCCACCAATTTTTAATGAAGTCACATTTCTGGATAATACCAGGAGGtatcaaatcaattgatagggaatttgttgaaaagcATTGCTTCATTACAAGTGTATTTACCATTATTGCAATGGGGTTTGATGAGAATGATAAATACGAGaaggaacaagaagaactGTACCCTTTGGTAGAACATTTGCTAACAAATACTTTAACTATGTTTGAAAAACTAATAGATCATGACATCGAGGCGTTACTTTATTGCTGCATGTACAGGTTTACAAGGAAATCGAAAAGGTATAGGCAGCTTAGTTTCAATCCGTTAGTTCTTTGTAACTTCGCAATAAACAGCTTACTAAACATTGTGGACTTTCATAAGATAAAAGAACGGGTATTGCTTGAAGAGCAGTACAATGGAATAGACCTTTACCACTTGAGAATACTCAACTCCCTAACTGCATGtaatcttcaattttcaatCGGATTTGGCACTTTTACCAACCAAGATCCGTTTATCAAAGAACTTAACAACCTTATAGCTAAGTTTCCACAGTCTAATTTTCGAGATGACATTAAGCTAAGTGAAATAAATCTTAGCGATGTTGTCAATGGtatcttcttgaactttAAAAATTATTTTTGGagctttttcaatattttcaagCAGGGCGGCAACAGAGACAGAAATGATGATGCTATCTTAGTGTTTCCAGAACTTGATTACTGGTTGAAAAACTGGGAAGAGCTCTTATCTAAAGATAATGGTGGTATACTTTGGTTTTCTTATGATTTTTTCTACGTTATGATTTGTCGTTGTTTCATCATGGAGTTTTACCAGCAAACACTAGCACAAAATACCCAGTTTCTGGATTCAATTCTACTGACAATGAAACAATATTGCGTATCCTTACTACATGGGTTTTTGAAACTACCACCTTCACTGATAAAAGGAGCTCcaataataacaacaaaCCAAGTGGTTTATGCATGCTTAACCTTATGCGATTTTCTACATAAGTTCAACGCTAAGGAAAGACAACAGACTTTGAACTTATGTACGAAGATTTATTGGCACCTAAATGCAATTGGAGAGAAACGTAACGAGGCAACAGAAAATGTTGCAGTAATAATCAAATCTCTAATAGACACtgggaaaaagaaaatgttttCGTCTCCGGACTCATCAAATTCTAAAACTTCGCCTAATGAATTTGCAAGAGTTGAAGGTCTTCAACAAACCAGTGAGATACCACAAACATTCAGCATTCCAGATGTGAACCGTTTCAATAGTTTCGAAGATTTCTTCCAGGACTTTTTCGAAAACTTGCAACCGACTGCACAACATCTGTTTTCGGATATATGA